A genomic segment from Methanoplanus limicola DSM 2279 encodes:
- a CDS encoding GNAT family N-acetyltransferase: MELKVADEGDKNSWDDLVFSSDNSTLYHTWDWLVKMNEHSSIKVFSGSIDPVLYRLMAYEGSELYGLIPLYVYKFLSVNIVFSPPVGVENSYLGPVIKKYDDIKLRNKYSKFIVFQKVLDGFMKDHLMSDVIKIDMSPFPYDPRSFIWSGYSVVPRHTYVLSLKEGKDVVWTNIHINLRSEIKKARKAGIVIEEGSKEHIDQLFDLMVKRGRIHTSREYIHDIYDDFSRGYVKLFIAKKDDQFLTGVLITYYKKKVDAWIGAPGLLFGNLNLNGILLWHTIEWACSQGYDYYEIIGADTPELFPFKNKFNAELRHYYSMRWYSPLIRIGKGIYHSFKPEFR, translated from the coding sequence ATGGAATTAAAGGTTGCAGATGAGGGTGATAAAAATTCCTGGGATGATCTTGTTTTTTCTTCTGATAATAGTACCCTCTATCATACATGGGACTGGCTTGTAAAAATGAATGAGCATTCTTCAATTAAAGTCTTTTCCGGCAGTATTGATCCTGTACTATACCGCTTAATGGCTTATGAAGGTTCAGAGTTATACGGGCTGATTCCACTGTATGTATATAAGTTTCTGTCAGTTAATATTGTATTTTCCCCTCCTGTTGGGGTTGAAAACAGTTATCTGGGCCCCGTAATTAAGAAATATGATGATATAAAACTCAGAAATAAATATTCTAAATTTATCGTATTTCAGAAGGTACTGGATGGTTTCATGAAGGATCATCTGATGTCGGATGTAATTAAAATTGATATGTCTCCCTTCCCATATGATCCGAGATCGTTTATCTGGAGTGGTTATAGTGTGGTACCAAGGCACACATATGTCCTTAGCCTAAAAGAAGGAAAAGATGTAGTGTGGACAAATATTCACATAAATTTACGTTCTGAGATTAAAAAAGCCCGGAAAGCAGGCATAGTCATTGAGGAAGGTTCAAAGGAGCATATTGATCAGCTATTTGATCTTATGGTCAAAAGAGGGAGAATTCATACTTCAAGGGAGTATATTCATGATATTTATGATGATTTTTCCCGTGGATATGTCAAACTGTTTATCGCCAAAAAGGATGATCAGTTTCTGACCGGAGTTTTGATCACATATTACAAAAAAAAGGTTGATGCCTGGATTGGTGCTCCCGGGCTGTTGTTTGGAAATCTTAATCTCAATGGAATATTATTGTGGCATACTATTGAATGGGCATGTAGTCAGGGTTATGATTACTATGAAATCATTGGAGCTGACACTCCGGAATTATTTCCCTTTAAAAATAAATTTAATGCTGAACTACGTCACTATTATTCAATGAGGTGGTATTCACCTCTAATCAGAATCGGTAAAGGAATATACCATTCATTTAAACCGGAATTCCGGTGA
- a CDS encoding Gfo/Idh/MocA family protein: MDVGVIGTGVMGKNHVRVYSEMKEVGDLFLYDVNSSASSGIAKGCGINVVDSVDELLKNVDAVSICVSTQYHYETAVQVARAGISMLIEKPICQTSKQGEELLSEIPDDIVAGVGHIERFNPIVNEISRIIDSPLYVEMKRHNPSSIRINGSSVVEDLMIHDIDIIFNNGHFRGPYNLYSSGNSDICGAIFEFPGFPVYLSTSRKSSKKIRMVYIEEENFTIEGDYMTQEVYIHKKPERYSHDADKYIQENIVEKVMVSKVEPLKVELNTFVDCVRSGKEFPVSPDQAVKNVRICEDIRQKCGY; encoded by the coding sequence ATGGATGTAGGGGTTATTGGAACAGGCGTTATGGGGAAGAATCATGTGAGAGTGTATTCGGAGATGAAGGAAGTCGGAGATCTTTTTTTGTATGATGTCAACAGCAGTGCGTCATCCGGAATTGCAAAGGGATGCGGGATAAATGTGGTTGATTCAGTTGATGAGCTGCTAAAAAACGTTGATGCTGTGAGCATCTGTGTCTCTACTCAGTATCATTATGAGACCGCAGTACAGGTTGCCAGGGCTGGTATCAGTATGCTGATAGAAAAACCGATCTGTCAGACTTCAAAGCAGGGTGAAGAGTTATTATCAGAAATTCCTGATGATATTGTGGCTGGAGTGGGACATATTGAGCGGTTTAACCCGATTGTTAATGAAATATCCAGAATTATTGATTCTCCTCTTTATGTAGAAATGAAGAGACATAACCCTTCATCTATCAGGATAAACGGAAGTAGTGTTGTTGAAGATTTAATGATTCATGATATTGATATAATATTCAATAATGGCCACTTCAGGGGTCCCTACAATCTTTACTCTTCCGGCAACAGTGATATATGCGGCGCAATATTTGAATTTCCCGGTTTTCCTGTATATCTCTCAACGAGCCGGAAATCTTCAAAAAAGATCAGAATGGTCTATATCGAAGAGGAAAATTTTACTATAGAGGGAGATTATATGACTCAGGAGGTGTATATTCATAAAAAACCTGAAAGGTATTCTCATGATGCTGATAAATACATTCAGGAGAATATTGTGGAGAAAGTAATGGTCAGCAAGGTTGAACCCTTAAAAGTGGAACTGAACACTTTTGTTGACTGTGTTAGGTCTGGTAAGGAATTTCCGGTCAGTCCGGATCAGGCAGTAAAGAATGTTCGTATATGTGAAGATATCAGGCAGAAATGTGGCTACTGA
- a CDS encoding PAS domain S-box protein, which yields MSNRDSAVSEILTLLKQHPEGLTVKKVSEGIGMNRMTVARYLDTMLISGYVEMITFGQSKIYSASSRIPINDILNCLSDCIITLDQDYNIVFGNRSFLDLVGKEENEIYGRYVFDILSPCGENFGFDILTEFDNQEISVIKNDAVKKFTANFIKTVSIDGNIGIAVFLRDITDITNIQSRLKKVENLYDSLIRGFKNIIFYIDYNGLITYADPGCIGVLGYQPSEMAGKYIFDFISGDESRILDCLDMRKNSGSSAPESLKSEFIRHDGSFVVLNLFIFAEYTSSSDYCGFQTLCTEINS from the coding sequence ATGAGCAACAGGGATTCTGCAGTATCTGAAATACTGACTCTTCTGAAGCAGCATCCGGAAGGTCTTACTGTAAAAAAAGTATCCGAAGGTATTGGAATGAACCGTATGACGGTTGCACGTTACCTTGATACCATGCTTATCTCCGGATATGTTGAAATGATAACATTCGGTCAGTCTAAGATATATTCAGCTTCAAGCAGAATTCCCATTAATGATATTTTAAACTGCCTTTCAGACTGTATAATTACTCTGGATCAGGACTATAATATTGTCTTTGGAAACAGATCCTTTTTGGATCTTGTGGGCAAAGAAGAAAATGAAATATATGGCAGATATGTTTTTGATATTTTAAGTCCGTGCGGGGAGAATTTTGGTTTTGACATCTTAACAGAATTTGATAATCAGGAAATTTCGGTGATAAAAAATGATGCGGTGAAGAAATTCACGGCGAATTTTATAAAAACTGTTTCTATTGATGGGAATATTGGCATTGCAGTTTTTTTAAGGGATATAACTGATATTACCAATATTCAGTCCAGACTTAAGAAAGTTGAGAATTTATACGATTCCCTGATTAGAGGATTCAAAAATATTATTTTCTATATTGATTATAACGGGCTTATTACATATGCCGATCCGGGTTGTATTGGTGTTTTGGGTTATCAGCCTTCAGAGATGGCTGGGAAATATATTTTTGATTTCATATCCGGAGATGAGAGCAGAATTCTGGATTGCCTTGATATGAGGAAGAATTCAGGCAGTTCTGCACCTGAGAGTTTAAAATCTGAATTTATACGTCATGACGGAAGTTTTGTTGTTCTGAATTTATTTATATTCGCCGAATATACCAGTTCATCAGATTATTGCGGTTTTCAGACCTTATGCACAGAAATTAATTCTTAG
- a CDS encoding undecaprenyl-diphosphate phosphatase: MNGSEAVIAGVIQGIFEWLPVSSEAQTMLYMLNVLNLDPQTALSYAFYLHFGTMLAVLIKYRDEFFSVLMSPLSELKLSSVIFYGTLFTAFSAIPLYLLLRNLSTFVNPVLFTMIIGFMLVLTGILMKIADSKGDKDINDISNRDIILTGIAQGFAVIPGISRSGITVTALLIRKVNQETALMVSFLLSVPATAGILFIDFNSISRIPLQSMVILSASSLFFGYISMDLLLKIAVKVSFWKFCLLFGLVTIIFTFLYYFLNIL; the protein is encoded by the coding sequence ATGAACGGTTCTGAGGCTGTAATTGCAGGTGTAATTCAGGGTATTTTTGAGTGGCTTCCTGTGAGCAGTGAAGCCCAGACAATGCTTTATATGCTCAATGTTCTGAACCTTGATCCACAGACTGCTCTCTCTTATGCATTTTATCTTCATTTTGGTACTATGCTTGCAGTATTAATTAAGTATAGGGATGAATTTTTTTCTGTTCTTATGTCGCCTCTCTCTGAACTTAAACTCAGTTCAGTAATATTTTATGGTACACTTTTTACTGCATTTTCAGCAATTCCTTTGTACCTGCTACTTCGGAATCTTTCAACATTTGTAAATCCGGTTTTATTTACTATGATTATCGGATTTATGTTAGTCCTGACCGGAATTCTGATGAAAATCGCTGATTCAAAAGGTGATAAGGATATTAATGATATAAGCAACCGTGATATAATTCTAACCGGAATTGCACAGGGTTTTGCAGTAATCCCGGGGATTTCAAGATCAGGAATTACTGTTACTGCATTACTCATCAGAAAGGTGAATCAGGAGACTGCATTAATGGTCTCATTTCTGCTTAGTGTTCCTGCAACCGCAGGTATTCTTTTTATTGATTTTAATTCAATCAGCAGGATTCCTCTTCAGTCAATGGTGATATTATCTGCCTCATCACTTTTCTTTGGATATATCTCTATGGACCTTCTTCTAAAGATTGCAGTAAAAGTTTCTTTCTGGAAATTCTGTCTGTTATTTGGCCTGGTCACAATAATCTTTACATTTCTGTATTATTTTCTGAATATTCTCTGA
- a CDS encoding heparinase II/III family protein, which produces MNSKKDLPISFRLCPIILLTIIFSQVQVSEAQLNHPCLIFDDITEVPGYQYRSSEPWNTWESYIISRADYSLEMDFSVPEWQNYDKISYRAGFARDLGLAYQITGDEKYAGKAAEALFNIDLGDQEPWSRSSAVRDYGLTYDWIQSYLDEEMDRIIRNKYAAFVDSAYHELNSNGGNTEYISFSDYHGQAYPNVAVAGVVLSDFTNPDNIPLNSGPGEWVKTGTEYLFIDDKLHSYNIPLINFGFDNVSGKNYLGAYKSYVIESLLWWFQIYSHYYGRNIFEEYPLSKKIVTSEIWETLPNGYMNNCVTSGNTLKTYHRGILNLLDDVDKAIVLDYLKKTEAKNILLYSSENSEMPDLYYYIVSDNFDNMKSSPPPWKSYLNAGSSYQVFRENWEEDSDWLSLVTFNGRTNSNRDSAHHDQLSFEYFSCGDLLLADAGENKYVLDRYYGQYAYHHNGISLEDADNPHPVSEWSDSRSRGVYKGNVNGVLTPVNVKNIVETSWISTLGAEEMISKVIGDVWADYYSVSPPVYYERTIIYPFNDYFIIIDYFDGNSDRMYWNVFRPSGLAIVPTLDINGDGIFSEDETGYIPGELKIGTSGYDWLSLPYKRETATGIITDNITWSVTNPYGKRVNMNIFSSPASDIIITKNIGRIAGYTYQSEVFSPVVYFKSPSSEDFNRITLLNSGYENEVLNSAETLKVSGSGSAVKVFSGSETDYIYSGEGSCVFDRYNTDADIVFIRKSTDNPYEYYLFFGGSYLGMDGSDLFLFNEDNSGKYMNFCGMSGELKSVIIDGIEITGEDVSNSGCIYFPDSGNSSHIIEINLGNKKISVIYFDNFRSDYILGSEGANDPAVSRKFAGISFYLLLSGFNLALLVFLISFRRSSL; this is translated from the coding sequence ATGAACTCAAAAAAAGATCTGCCAATATCCTTCAGATTATGTCCAATAATATTACTGACAATTATTTTTTCCCAGGTACAGGTATCCGAAGCACAACTTAATCATCCATGTCTGATTTTTGATGATATTACTGAAGTCCCGGGCTATCAGTACAGGAGTTCTGAACCCTGGAATACTTGGGAGAGTTATATAATTAGCCGGGCAGATTATTCACTTGAAATGGATTTTTCCGTCCCTGAATGGCAGAATTACGATAAGATATCTTACCGTGCAGGTTTTGCAAGAGATCTTGGTCTGGCCTATCAGATAACAGGTGATGAAAAATACGCCGGGAAGGCAGCTGAGGCACTGTTTAATATTGACCTTGGGGATCAGGAGCCATGGTCAAGGTCATCAGCCGTAAGGGACTACGGTCTTACCTACGACTGGATACAGTCATATCTGGATGAAGAAATGGATAGAATTATCCGGAATAAATATGCTGCATTTGTGGATTCTGCATATCATGAGCTGAACAGTAACGGTGGAAATACTGAATATATATCTTTTTCAGATTATCATGGTCAGGCATATCCCAATGTTGCTGTTGCCGGAGTTGTCTTATCTGATTTTACTAATCCCGACAATATTCCACTGAATTCAGGGCCTGGTGAGTGGGTTAAGACAGGAACCGAATACCTCTTCATTGATGATAAACTTCATTCCTACAACATACCGCTTATTAATTTTGGTTTTGACAATGTTTCAGGCAAAAATTATCTAGGTGCCTATAAAAGTTATGTGATTGAAAGTCTTCTGTGGTGGTTTCAGATATATAGCCACTATTATGGGAGGAATATTTTTGAGGAATATCCGTTATCAAAAAAGATTGTTACTTCTGAAATATGGGAAACTCTTCCAAACGGTTATATGAATAACTGTGTCACTTCCGGAAATACACTCAAGACATATCACAGGGGTATTCTTAATCTTCTTGATGACGTGGATAAAGCGATAGTTCTTGATTACCTGAAAAAAACGGAAGCTAAAAACATTCTCCTTTATTCATCGGAGAATAGTGAAATGCCTGATCTCTATTATTATATTGTATCTGATAATTTCGACAATATGAAGTCCTCCCCTCCTCCATGGAAATCATACCTGAATGCTGGGTCCTCTTATCAGGTTTTCAGGGAGAACTGGGAGGAAGATTCAGACTGGCTCTCTCTTGTAACATTTAACGGCAGGACCAATAGTAACCGCGATTCTGCTCATCATGATCAGCTGTCATTTGAATACTTCAGTTGCGGGGATCTTCTGCTTGCTGATGCCGGAGAGAATAAGTATGTTCTTGACAGGTATTACGGACAGTATGCTTATCACCATAACGGAATATCGTTAGAAGATGCAGATAATCCACATCCTGTCTCTGAATGGTCAGACAGCAGATCAAGGGGTGTTTATAAAGGGAATGTAAATGGTGTCCTTACTCCCGTAAATGTCAAAAATATTGTGGAGACCTCATGGATAAGTACTCTGGGAGCGGAGGAGATGATATCTAAGGTTATTGGAGATGTGTGGGCAGATTATTATTCAGTTTCACCTCCGGTGTATTATGAGAGGACAATAATTTACCCGTTTAATGATTATTTTATTATTATTGATTATTTTGACGGGAATTCTGACAGAATGTACTGGAATGTATTCCGGCCGTCAGGACTGGCAATAGTGCCCACCCTGGATATAAATGGGGATGGAATATTTTCTGAAGATGAAACCGGATATATCCCGGGTGAACTTAAGATTGGAACATCCGGATATGACTGGTTAAGTCTTCCATATAAGAGGGAGACTGCAACAGGTATTATTACAGATAATATCACATGGTCAGTTACAAATCCATATGGTAAAAGAGTTAATATGAATATCTTCTCTTCACCCGCATCAGATATTATCATTACAAAAAATATCGGCAGAATTGCCGGATACACCTATCAGTCAGAGGTATTTTCACCTGTCGTGTATTTCAAAAGCCCAAGTTCTGAAGATTTTAACAGAATTACCCTTCTAAATTCAGGTTATGAAAATGAGGTTTTAAATTCAGCAGAAACACTGAAGGTCAGTGGCAGTGGCAGTGCAGTAAAAGTGTTCTCAGGTTCAGAGACTGATTACATATATTCGGGGGAGGGTTCCTGCGTGTTTGACAGGTACAATACGGATGCTGATATTGTTTTCATCCGGAAATCGACTGATAACCCGTATGAATATTACCTCTTTTTTGGAGGTTCATATCTTGGTATGGACGGTTCTGATTTATTTCTGTTTAATGAGGATAATTCCGGGAAGTATATGAATTTTTGTGGTATGAGTGGAGAGTTGAAATCTGTAATCATAGATGGCATAGAAATTACAGGTGAAGATGTCAGTAATTCCGGATGTATATATTTCCCTGATTCCGGAAACAGCAGCCATATTATTGAAATCAACTTGGGAAACAAAAAAATATCAGTTATTTATTTTGATAATTTCCGGTCTGATTATATATTGGGTTCTGAAGGAGCAAATGATCCGGCTGTCAGCAGGAAGTTTGCCGGTATTTCATTTTACCTGTTATTGTCCGGATTTAATCTGGCACTGCTGGTATTTTTGATCTCATTCAGGAGATCTTCTTTATAG
- a CDS encoding glycosyltransferase family protein codes for MKRADKLLFYIKSGINRFFPQQDKLSALLILFLIFVLTIAYFIPLLFFGRPFGTDTYTHLFHTMQIYNTDSLFSFYEEVGKIVFNPGLNENSYNYPFGSWLFIAVISKISGLKPILTAGIFSALYLAVIISTYYVYSGSFLMYKWQKILSILFLLSMPIAAISLETFRPSVFVIPFLLLAFYFAYSEKLSLKTVVIITLMSITIALSHAGTFIYLMIFSIVFFLAGCLFQGKFYKTVYFILASSFFVYWVTVRVFPHLLPQYANKSSMFMIPGNFMATKLHIFFADDLSYILYNNMFVNDEFVYALIYSALFFALGQFLIYVNKFFIQKYNEIKKSRNYALIPASISHSSLLIPFWIGPVHTILSFAGFFRLDSKGKCFMISLLAVTVLPAWINETEDIAGATGVLREINYLILIIPVSAVLGFSKITEILQQKKKGGRFLLLLLTLAIISSAIIIPLIGNAYYNNKFSGDDYIINGMTWLSGTGSPDEKVVGVGYRNIPIFTEKQDSTYGLMQGSRTKTFTKILNRVYFYGDGNHAMEHYTLFGTRYYLLSDKLISNLHGKPEDLTIDHNIDLDRIYSCRDFGIYSLSLQSGNTLMPNEGYHKNSGPTINEIGSGFEINTEAYKISVDKYNPTIKYIGDNYHNLLQEGSINEMASFYFYSTDEQFSPSQYSFNSGNNYEIKRDNNQLIYRTIIKNKDRINISTAEVRYTFYPEIIKREYIISNDRIENEERVPMLLYFNSEFFSPSNNFFYFNNNERYEKTIYPSQDCVELDDKFERIYISEGDSGIFIDYEDTSVYPDYLYYKGIISCEYSVIGLRQYEIVEPGASVHITQYISAGAETTAERRINEQNRVSLHLYPDGILPLIFCSYNSGTVLAGPGEFREISTKNSSIKLTETLGRTQKEINLKSLKQYSVENTPYITSIMINVPYYNLINNEGLRHPQNVLIDGEETDIIILPISKPATNILSFTNNSEKFFEDWEKVAESASENNDMALFLITESDISNQMKSGKMDEFLNYAEILGLFPVSADETARHFRLIGNIEYNFAEENDKITITARNKNNEAVKGLTFRIKMPAVKDGSYIAQNSKIVKEQISGDQKIIFVSVNLEPGESKKISILPDFERKKLLAEISGCLGEGEAKIKITDDKGEEIDKATVIIDSEIYYTDENGIIEVFLRRGEHKIIVKKAGYTMYSYEFVVTDRISAILGIV; via the coding sequence ATGAAGAGAGCGGACAAATTATTATTCTACATTAAATCCGGAATTAACAGATTTTTTCCGCAGCAGGACAAGCTATCTGCCCTGCTGATATTATTCCTGATATTTGTCCTTACTATAGCCTACTTTATTCCTCTGCTATTCTTTGGAAGACCATTTGGAACTGATACTTATACCCATCTCTTCCATACAATGCAGATATATAATACCGATTCTTTGTTCAGTTTTTACGAAGAGGTTGGTAAAATAGTGTTTAATCCCGGTCTGAATGAAAACTCATATAATTATCCCTTTGGTTCATGGTTGTTTATTGCCGTAATCTCCAAAATATCAGGATTAAAACCAATATTAACAGCCGGAATTTTTTCAGCATTATATCTGGCTGTGATCATATCAACCTATTATGTATATTCCGGATCATTCCTGATGTACAAATGGCAGAAAATACTCTCAATTCTTTTTCTGCTTTCTATGCCCATAGCAGCTATATCACTTGAAACATTCAGACCTTCCGTATTTGTAATTCCTTTTTTGCTTCTCGCGTTTTACTTTGCCTATTCTGAAAAACTGAGTCTGAAAACTGTAGTAATTATCACATTGATGAGTATAACAATTGCTCTTTCCCATGCAGGTACTTTTATTTATTTAATGATCTTTTCTATCGTTTTTTTCCTTGCCGGATGCCTGTTCCAGGGTAAATTCTATAAAACAGTATATTTTATCCTTGCCTCATCATTTTTTGTATACTGGGTAACTGTGAGAGTATTCCCCCATCTACTACCGCAGTATGCAAACAAATCTTCAATGTTTATGATACCAGGCAATTTTATGGCTACTAAACTTCATATCTTCTTTGCAGATGACTTAAGCTATATATTATACAACAATATGTTTGTAAATGATGAATTTGTATATGCCTTAATTTACTCAGCACTCTTCTTTGCATTGGGACAGTTTCTGATCTACGTAAACAAATTTTTTATTCAAAAATATAATGAAATAAAAAAAAGCAGAAATTATGCTTTAATTCCGGCAAGCATATCCCATTCATCTCTGCTGATCCCTTTCTGGATAGGACCTGTACACACAATACTATCCTTTGCAGGTTTTTTCAGGCTGGATTCAAAAGGAAAATGCTTCATGATCTCACTCCTTGCAGTTACGGTATTACCCGCATGGATCAATGAAACAGAAGATATTGCCGGAGCAACGGGAGTACTAAGGGAAATTAATTACCTGATCCTTATAATTCCGGTCTCTGCTGTTCTGGGGTTTTCCAAAATTACAGAAATACTCCAGCAAAAGAAAAAAGGAGGCAGGTTTTTACTTCTTCTTCTGACCCTCGCGATAATCTCTTCAGCAATAATTATACCTCTGATTGGCAATGCTTATTACAATAACAAATTCTCAGGTGACGACTACATAATAAACGGTATGACCTGGCTTTCAGGAACCGGAAGTCCTGATGAAAAGGTTGTTGGAGTTGGTTACCGAAATATTCCAATATTTACAGAAAAACAGGACAGTACATACGGACTGATGCAGGGTTCAAGGACAAAAACCTTTACAAAAATATTGAACAGAGTTTATTTCTATGGAGATGGGAATCATGCCATGGAGCACTATACGCTCTTTGGAACCAGATACTACCTCCTGTCAGATAAACTGATATCCAATCTTCATGGCAAACCAGAGGACTTAACAATAGATCACAACATTGATCTTGACAGGATATATTCATGCCGGGATTTTGGAATTTACAGCCTTTCCCTCCAGTCCGGAAACACACTGATGCCTAACGAAGGTTATCATAAGAACAGTGGCCCTACCATAAATGAAATAGGATCTGGTTTTGAGATAAATACAGAGGCCTATAAAATATCTGTAGACAAATACAATCCAACAATAAAATATATCGGTGATAATTACCACAATCTCCTTCAGGAAGGGTCTATTAACGAAATGGCCTCCTTTTACTTTTATAGTACTGATGAACAGTTCAGTCCCTCACAATATTCATTCAACTCAGGTAATAATTATGAGATAAAAAGGGACAACAACCAGTTAATTTACAGAACTATAATAAAAAACAAAGACAGAATTAATATTTCAACCGCCGAGGTAAGATATACATTCTATCCTGAAATTATAAAAAGAGAATATATTATCTCAAATGACCGTATTGAAAATGAAGAAAGAGTCCCGATGCTGTTGTATTTTAACTCTGAATTTTTCTCGCCATCAAACAATTTTTTTTACTTTAATAACAATGAAAGATATGAAAAAACCATCTATCCTTCCCAGGATTGTGTAGAACTTGACGATAAATTTGAAAGGATATATATTTCCGAAGGGGACAGTGGCATATTCATTGATTATGAGGATACATCAGTTTATCCGGACTATCTATATTACAAGGGAATTATCTCCTGTGAATACAGCGTTATCGGGCTGAGGCAATATGAGATTGTAGAACCGGGAGCGTCAGTGCATATTACCCAGTACATATCAGCGGGCGCTGAAACAACTGCAGAAAGAAGAATAAATGAGCAGAACAGAGTTTCATTGCATCTCTACCCTGACGGAATTCTTCCACTTATATTCTGTAGTTACAATTCAGGAACAGTTCTTGCCGGACCCGGAGAATTCAGGGAAATTTCAACCAAAAACAGCAGTATAAAATTAACTGAAACTTTGGGGAGAACCCAAAAAGAGATTAATCTTAAGTCTCTGAAACAATACTCTGTAGAAAATACACCATATATAACCTCAATAATGATAAATGTACCATATTACAATTTAATAAATAATGAAGGACTCAGGCATCCACAAAATGTTTTGATTGACGGTGAAGAAACAGACATAATAATTTTGCCGATATCAAAGCCAGCAACAAATATTCTAAGCTTTACAAATAACTCTGAAAAATTTTTTGAAGACTGGGAAAAAGTCGCAGAAAGTGCTTCTGAAAATAATGACATGGCACTTTTCCTGATAACAGAAAGTGATATTTCAAACCAGATGAAATCCGGAAAAATGGACGAATTTCTGAATTATGCTGAAATTCTAGGTCTTTTCCCCGTTTCAGCAGATGAAACGGCCCGGCATTTCAGACTGATAGGAAACATAGAATATAATTTTGCAGAAGAAAATGATAAAATAACAATTACTGCAAGAAACAAAAATAATGAGGCAGTAAAAGGCTTAACATTCCGGATTAAAATGCCGGCAGTTAAAGATGGCAGTTACATTGCCCAAAACTCCAAAATTGTAAAGGAGCAGATATCAGGAGATCAGAAAATAATTTTTGTCAGTGTAAATCTTGAACCCGGGGAGTCAAAAAAGATCAGTATATTACCTGATTTTGAGAGAAAAAAACTCTTAGCGGAAATTAGTGGATGCCTGGGGGAGGGAGAGGCAAAAATAAAAATAACTGATGATAAAGGAGAGGAAATTGATAAAGCCACAGTAATTATAGACTCTGAAATCTACTACACTGACGAAAACGGAATTATTGAAGTATTCCTCAGAAGGGGAGAACACAAAATAATTGTTAAAAAAGCCGGTTATACAATGTACAGTTACGAGTTTGTTGTAACTGACAGAATATCGGCAATTCTTGGAATAGTATAA